The Flaviflexus equikiangi genome contains the following window.
CCTGCGTGTGCAACTGCACCCCCGCGAAGCTCTCCTGGCCCGGATAGTACGGCACGAAGGGCCTCGTCCATGTTCCCGTGCAGTTGATGATCGCACGCGCCTGCCACGTGCCGCCCGTCGTTGAGACACGATACCCGTCATGCCGGCGCACCGAATGAACGAGGGCTGGCCGCAGGATCGGGAAATCGAACGTTTCCTCGTACGTCGTGAAATAGTCCGGGATCACGTGAGCTGCGAGATCATCGCCGTCGAAGGGGCCGACCTTCAGACCCGGCAGATCGGCGATATCGTTCACCGTCGCCATCGTCAACGTCGGCCACCGGTGCTGCCAGGCACCACCCGGACGCACCTCCGCATCGATCACCTGATACGTGCCGGTGATCGCCGTACCGTCCGCATATCCCCTCATCCCGCTCCGGTGCAGCTCGTGGGCGGCGGCGAGTCCGGCCTGTCCCGCGCCGATGACAAGAACGTCGACGTCGCGCGGCGTGGACTGGACCGGTCCGGAGGAGGCATCGAGCCATGCTGGCTGGGTACCCCAGTGCGAGCCGCTCGGGCTCCAGGCGCCCGGGACGAGCGCAGAACTCTGCGCCGACGTTGCCAACCATTTCACTCTCTCAACGGTACGTCATGGATCGAGGCCGTGATGGAATAGTGGAATGGAACTTGAGTCAGCACGCCGCCTCGCACTCGACCTCCTGGAGAGACACGGCCTCGACTGGGAGTTCGGCTGGGACAATGCTCGACGGCGGGCTGGCCAGACGAACTACACCCATCGGAAGATCACTCTGTCGAAGCATCTCACGCCGCTGTGCACGGAGGATCAGGTGCGGCAGACGATCCTTCACGAGATCGCTCACGCCCTCGTTGGACCCGGCCACGGCCACGGCCGAGTGTGGGCGGAGATGGCGGGACGAATCGGTGCCGAGCCGAGGAGACTCACTGGCCGCGACTTCCCGTCGGTCAAAGCCCCGTGGACGGCGACGTGCGCAGCCGGGCACGTTCACGAAAGATTCCGCCTGCCGAAGAATGAGGTGAGCTGCGGATACTGCTCGCGATCGTACTCCCCCCGCCACGTCTTGGCCTGGACACGCTCGTAGAAGGCCATTTGCTCCCTCCCAGACGGTAGGGGGATCTCCTCACCGGCACCCACCCGGGAACGGAACGGGGTTCGCACTGGGGTAAACTTGACGAACAACCATGTCGGCACTCAGTGGGGAGACGCCAGTGAAGCGATTGCTATCAACGGCCCTCCTCGTGAGCCTCGCACTTGCCGCGTGCTCGGATGCCAGCGAGGAGACGACCACACCCCCGGAACCCGTGAAGAGTGTCGAGTTGACGTTCCGAACGTGGGACGAGGCATCGATCCCCGCGTACGAAGAGTCCTTCGACGCATTCACTGCGGCGAACCCGTCGATCACGGTCACCATCGAGACCATCGACGAAGACGAGTATTGGCAGCGGCTCGAATCAGACCTCGACGCCGGCACCGCCGCTGACGTGTTCTGGCTGAACCCGGCAAACGTCGCCGACCATGCGAGAGATGACGAGATCGTGACGATCGAGACGGTGCGAAGCGACTGGGAGGAACACCTCGTCGACCTTTTCACGGTTGACGAGGCTCTGCGGGCGGTGCCGCAGATGTGGAACTCTGTCGCGCTCTACTACAACCGGGATCTGTACTCTGAGGTTGATACTCGAGTCGAAAACCTGACGTGGGGGACAGAGGAGGACACCCTCCTCGACACCGCGCGGCAGTTGACGCTCGACGCGGAGGGCCGCACGGCGGGCTCGGACGACTTCGACCAGGATTCGATCGTGCAATACGGATTTTCACCCGATCCTGATCTGACGACGGCATTCGTACCTTTTCTTGTGCAGGCCGGGGGGCAGTTCCAGGCCGAGGATGGAACGTTCACGTTCGCGAGTGAGGCCGGAGAACTATCGACCCAGTATCTCGTCGATCTCGTCAACACCGCGGCAGTCTCACCCGAACTCGTGGAGGACGACGATGCTCAAGACCTGTTCCGCGACGGCAACCTCGTTCTCTATCAGTCCGACTCCGATTCTCTCGCTACCATCGCGGCAGAGGCAGACTTCGACTGGGCCATCGCCCCGATCGTAGGCGGCCCAGACGGCAAGATCTCCGTGCTCGACGGCGTGGCGGCTGCGGGGTATACGGGAAGCGATCACCCCGACGAGGTGATGCTCCTCCTCGAATGGTTGGGCACCGCCCAGGGGCAGGATCCCCTCGCCGCCAACGGCATCGCATTCCCCGCCGCTCTTCGGGCACAGGACACGTACGTCAACTATTGGGCGAAAGAGGGCGTCGACGTGTCGGTCTTCATCGAGAGTTCAAGCAATTCGGTGACAATCTCGTCCCACAACCTCGACATTCATTCCGCCCTGGAAACGATCCAGTCATCCTATCGGGACATGCTTCGCGGCGACCTGTCCGTCGATGAGGGACTCTCCGAGGCACAGCAGGCCGGCAACGCAGCCCTCCGCTAACGGACGGTGTCCCGCACCCAGGCGATAATGCCGGCGGCTCCGCTTTCAACGGCTGACAGCGTGTCGTAGAAGCCGTCCTCCCCGCCATACCACGGGTCTGGAACATCCCACTCCCCATCGGAAGAATAGAAAGCAGAATAGCCTGCGGAGGACCTCTCCTTGCCTTCCAGGATCCCGCCCGGCCCGAAAGCACCATGTGGGGCGATCTCGAGGGGTACATTGTCGTCGAACTCGCTCCACAGGTGGATAACGGAGGGATCGATCCCGTTGCTTTCGGCTACTTTCTTCAACTGCCGAGCATGGCCCACCGTCATCGCCAGCACAAGGTCAGAATCTGCAAGATCGGCAGGAGTGACCTGGCGTGCCGCCCGCCTCGGGACGTCATAGCCCGCTTCGCGAAGGACCTTGGCGGCACGCGAGTCGACAGGCCGACCGCTCTCCTCATCGGATACGCCGACCGAGTCGACATCGACATCGATACCTGCCTGCGCGAATCGCTCTCGGAGCACAATCTCCCCCATGGGGGAACGGCAGATGTTTCCTGTACAGACAACGAGAATACGCATGATGAGATCCTAACCCACCACGATCCGGGGCGATCCGGGCCCGCGCGGTGCGGCACGAGTGGCTCGATTCCTTGGAGAACCCGGGGAGTATGAATGTGATTCCCAGCAGCGGACCGGTAGGGTGCTCGACAACTCCCGTAGGCTGGTCACCATGATCAGACGTACCACCATCCTGGCAGCCGCGGCACTCCTCACGCTCAGTGCCTGCTCAAGCGAAGAAGGCACTTCGAGCACCGCGACCCCGACGCCTGCTGCCGACCAAACGACGGAGCCCGTCTCGTACGAGTGCACCGACCCCCTGGCGGGCTCCCCCTCCGAGGTCGATGCGTTCGATCTCATCGTCTGCTCGACACTCGCGCTCGCAGCAACAGACGGCTACGTCACCACATCCACCGTCGAGGGGTCCGGGACGACGGTCCTCCGTGTCAACGGGGATCCCTTCACCGTCGAGGTGAGCTACCCCGACGACACCGCGATCATCGCGAACGAAACCGACGCCTGGGTCGATAACGGGAGCGGTGAATGGCAGCGCGCGGACGTCACATCGAGTGACTACCTGATTGCCCAAGCCTCCCAGGTCTTCGACACGTACAAGAATTCTCAGGACCCCGCGAAGTCAACCGCGGATATCCCCGAGGGCACGACGTACACGGTCGAAGGAACCGAGGAGATCGACGGCGTCGAGTACCACATCCTCTCCGCCGAGTTCAACGACGGTTCGTCCACGAGTACGCTCCGCATGTGGATCGGTCCCGACTACCGCCAGCAGAGAATGCTCGTCTCGATCGTCTCCGAGGATACGAACCCGCTCCTCGTCGAGACCGAGTATGTCGAGTGGGACGTAGCGCAGGACATCACGCTTCCCGAATAGGAAGAGAAAACGACGCGGGAATGGAGAATGGGGGAGCATATGCTCCCCCATTCCATTACGTAAGGTCTTAGCGACGTGCCTTGGGCGTCCTACCCGTGACGGCTCGGACCACGTTGAGGCCACCGAGAACGACCATCGAGATACCGACGAACCACCAGAGGAACACTGCTCCCCACAGGGCGTTGCTCAGAAGCGTCGCTCCAGCGATCACGGAGATCACGGCGTAGACGATCGTGGGAACCTTCGACTTGGCGTTGCCAAGGGTGAAGAGTGCAGTGAAGCCCTCGATCACCCACATGACGCCGACCATGATCGTCAGCAAGAGGAAGAGGAAGGCCGCCGACTGCTGGAGGGACGAGAAGGCATAGATACCGGCGACGAGGTAGAGGCCGGCCAGAAGCAGGTGGGCGACTCGGCCGCCTGCACCGATCTTCTTGGAGAAGACGCCGATCGAGGCGTAGACAAGACCAGCAATAATCGCGTAGAGAGCGATCACGCCGGTCAGAGTCACGGCGGCCTTGGTCGGCCAGACCAGGATGGCGATACCGAAACCAACGGTGATGAGGCCGCCTGCGATAAGGGCGAGACGGGTGGTCTCCTCCGGGCCGGAATCTTCAGAAATCACGATGGTGGACGCCGGAGCGTTGTTGTTTGACATGGTCTTCTCGACTTCTTGCAAGTGTGTAGGCAAGCGGATTCGCTTGGGTTGTAGCATACCAAACACAATTTCGCATCATATAAACATCTCACCTGGAGCATCGACAGTGCTAAAGCACCCACTACTCCATTGCGATTGACAGCAAGCTGTTGTCGCCGCCGACTATTTCAACTCGCTTCCGTGGGTGCCGACTGATGTCGCCTCGCTAGCCCCGACACGCACGAGCATCTTTCCGGTGTTCCCCCCGCGCATCATGTCAAGAAAGGCATCCACCGTGTTCTCAATCCCGTCCACAATGGTCTCGTCATAGGCGATCTCTCCGGCCGCGAACCACTCGGCCATGCGCGCACCAAACTCGGATGACAGGTCAAGGTGGGCGGCGAGGGTGAATCCTTGGATCGAGAGCGCCCGGGTGATGACATTCATCATGTTGTCGGGCCCAGGTGTAGGGCCGGCAGTGTTGTAACCAGCGATTGCACCGCACAACGCCAACCGACCATTGTCGTTCATAACGTCGAGTGCGGCCTCGAGGTGGTCTCCCCCACATTATCGAAGTAGACGTCAACACCCTCAGGCGCTGCGGCCGCGAGCTGTTCCCGGATAGGCGCTTCCTTGTAGTTCAGCGCAATGTCATAGCCGTACTTCTCGGTGAGCAGACGCACCTTCTCGGCGCTGCCGGCGGACCCGATGACACGCTTAGC
Protein-coding sequences here:
- a CDS encoding NAD(P)-binding domain-containing protein; this translates as MKWLATSAQSSALVPGAWSPSGSHWGTQPAWLDASSGPVQSTPRDVDVLVIGAGQAGLAAAHELHRSGMRGYADGTAITGTYQVIDAEVRPGGAWQHRWPTLTMATVNDIADLPGLKVGPFDGDDLAAHVIPDYFTTYEETFDFPILRPALVHSVRRHDGYRVSTTGGTWQARAIINCTGTWTRPFVPYYPGQESFAGVQLHTQDYRGPAQFERHRVAVVGGGISATQHLAEIAPGAKATAWFTRREPRWVDTGGKLQSGRAVEAAVRARVEQGLRPLSVVEATGLLVTDAVREARAAGVFDRRPMFTRIEPDGLVQENGKLWRADMILWATGFRSELRHLAPLRLRTRDGGIMMRGTAVAGEPTIHLLGYGPTASTIGARWGARKAVRELVGVLGLN
- a CDS encoding SprT-like domain-containing protein; this encodes MELESARRLALDLLERHGLDWEFGWDNARRRAGQTNYTHRKITLSKHLTPLCTEDQVRQTILHEIAHALVGPGHGHGRVWAEMAGRIGAEPRRLTGRDFPSVKAPWTATCAAGHVHERFRLPKNEVSCGYCSRSYSPRHVLAWTRS
- a CDS encoding extracellular solute-binding protein, coding for MKRLLSTALLVSLALAACSDASEETTTPPEPVKSVELTFRTWDEASIPAYEESFDAFTAANPSITVTIETIDEDEYWQRLESDLDAGTAADVFWLNPANVADHARDDEIVTIETVRSDWEEHLVDLFTVDEALRAVPQMWNSVALYYNRDLYSEVDTRVENLTWGTEEDTLLDTARQLTLDAEGRTAGSDDFDQDSIVQYGFSPDPDLTTAFVPFLVQAGGQFQAEDGTFTFASEAGELSTQYLVDLVNTAAVSPELVEDDDAQDLFRDGNLVLYQSDSDSLATIAAEADFDWAIAPIVGGPDGKISVLDGVAAAGYTGSDHPDEVMLLLEWLGTAQGQDPLAANGIAFPAALRAQDTYVNYWAKEGVDVSVFIESSSNSVTISSHNLDIHSALETIQSSYRDMLRGDLSVDEGLSEAQQAGNAALR
- a CDS encoding low molecular weight protein-tyrosine-phosphatase; its protein translation is MRILVVCTGNICRSPMGEIVLRERFAQAGIDVDVDSVGVSDEESGRPVDSRAAKVLREAGYDVPRRAARQVTPADLADSDLVLAMTVGHARQLKKVAESNGIDPSVIHLWSEFDDNVPLEIAPHGAFGPGGILEGKERSSAGYSAFYSSDGEWDVPDPWYGGEDGFYDTLSAVESGAAGIIAWVRDTVR
- a CDS encoding HdeD family acid-resistance protein, whose amino-acid sequence is MSNNNAPASTIVISEDSGPEETTRLALIAGGLITVGFGIAILVWPTKAAVTLTGVIALYAIIAGLVYASIGVFSKKIGAGGRVAHLLLAGLYLVAGIYAFSSLQQSAAFLFLLLTIMVGVMWVIEGFTALFTLGNAKSKVPTIVYAVISVIAGATLLSNALWGAVFLWWFVGISMVVLGGLNVVRAVTGRTPKARR